The window GAAACCAGCTTCGATAATATCGACGCCTAATTTTTTGAGTTGCTGTGCAATCTCTACTTTCTCGTATAAGTTCAGTTTTGCTCCAGGTACTTGCTCGCCATCACGTAAAGTTGTATCAAACACCCAAATTTTTCTTCCCATTTTCAAACACTCCTTTTTTTAATTAAAATACTTTCAAGCTGTGCATGACGCCATTCCGTATGGTCACCCCCACTGTTTGAAGTTTCTATTTATGACCAGTGGTAGACGGATATTAACGTGCACGCGCTACCTTAAAATAAAAAAAACCCGTCTCTATATAAAAATATAGAGACGAGTTTTTGCTCGCGGTACCACTCTAATTGACTTTATCTTTACAGAAAAGTCCACTTATCAACAGCTATCACTGTCTATCCTTATAACGGGGGAGTCCGACATCCCTTACTTTTACAGCGCTTTAGCGAAGTTATAGTTCAGGGAGTAGCTCATGGACGAGTTCAAAATGTGTGTCTACCGATTTGCACCAACCACCGGCTCTCTACAAGTACACAGGCATTTTTACTATTTCCAATCTAGGCCTACAATGTGTTGTTGAAAGCAATAATACTTTGATATTGTTATTCTGTCAACAATATTCTAAAAATTTTTTGTTTTCTGTCTTAATGTAGGTTGGCTGCATCAATATCGAGCGATATAGAATAATAATAATTTGAGATGAATTGAATGCTGCCAGTTAAACCAAATTTTATGAGATAATAAGGGTAATTTTATACATAGAAAGTAGGCATGACAATGAAATTTGTATTTGATTTAGATGGCACAATCTGTTTTAAAGGACAGCCATTGAGCCAAGATATAATGACTGCGTTGGAGAGTTGTATGGCAAAGGGTCATGAGTTAATCTTTGCGTCAGCACGTCCAATTCGTGATTTATTGCCTGTATTACCAGAGCCGATGAGAAAACTTCCAATGGTTGGCGGCAATGGGGCTTTTGTGGCGAAAGATGGGGAGACGATTGAAGTTTGCGCTTTTCCAGTAGAGATGGTGGAAGCAATCTCTAAGATAATATCAGCATTTAAACTCCCATATTTAATCGACGGTGACTGGGATTACGCGTACACAGGTAGTGAAGATCATCCGATTTACCGAAATTTAGACCCGCTGAAGCTTGCAAAAAAAGTAGTATTGGATGAACTGAGGGACATTGTGAAAATTGTATTATTTCCCGGTGAACAACATAAAGAGATACTCGCGGAGCTAGGAAAGTTACCAATCTCGTTATATGAGCATACGTCAGAAAATATTGTCGATATAAGTCCTAGTGGCATTGATAAA of the Lysinibacillus fusiformis genome contains:
- a CDS encoding HAD-IIB family hydrolase, whose translation is MKFVFDLDGTICFKGQPLSQDIMTALESCMAKGHELIFASARPIRDLLPVLPEPMRKLPMVGGNGAFVAKDGETIEVCAFPVEMVEAISKIISAFKLPYLIDGDWDYAYTGSEDHPIYRNLDPLKLAKKVVLDELRDIVKIVLFPGEQHKEILAELGKLPISLYEHTSENIVDISPSGIDKWNGLKKLGVLEGDFIAFGNDANDKAMFVKAKESVCVGVHEVQKYATLQVPSEEAAVIAMLQELSEKY